Proteins found in one Amycolatopsis aidingensis genomic segment:
- a CDS encoding FAD-binding oxidoreductase, with product MPEHNRRSILRNTAFTAAGLAAGNTFGSGVAAAGESVTECDPPLGPVTVKPADLQYQDLVRRGNNKRYIGTPDYVRVVGSTEQVVRAVQDAVDSGKRIAVRGGGHCLENFVDDPAIEVVIDLSGMTDVYFDRSCHAFVAEGGAILGEVYRRLFLGWGVTLPSGWCPGVGVGGHVSVGGYGVLSRTYGLSVDHLYAVEVVVVDRAGRARAVVATRDPADPHHDLWWAHTGGGGGNFGVVTRYWLRTPGVSSNEPEKLLPRPPAAVLDFSGEWSWEGMDEQKFTRLMENHGRWCERNTAPGTPTAPLYAELIFHRRAEGRHTLVGQVYGPDAERLLDDYIATVSEGVAPPSKLVRTWAPWLETALGGPDDTELFRFKIKSAYLRNRFTDRQAATIYRKLIADQPGDLLLGTVGLSTYGGRINAVAPAATASATRDAIIKLTYVAAWADPAQDAQHDAWIRDLYRAVYADTGGVPDPRDGAYMGYPDRDLADPEQNTSGVHWTTLYYKDNYPRLQRVKARWDPRNEFRHALSISTDAP from the coding sequence ATGCCAGAGCACAACCGCAGAAGCATTCTGCGAAACACGGCTTTCACGGCCGCCGGATTGGCGGCAGGCAATACGTTCGGCTCCGGGGTGGCCGCGGCGGGAGAATCGGTAACGGAATGTGATCCCCCGCTCGGCCCGGTCACGGTCAAACCGGCGGATCTACAGTACCAGGACCTGGTGCGCCGTGGTAACAACAAACGGTATATCGGCACCCCCGACTACGTGCGCGTCGTCGGTTCGACCGAGCAGGTCGTCCGGGCCGTCCAGGATGCCGTCGACTCGGGCAAGCGCATCGCCGTGCGCGGCGGAGGGCACTGTCTGGAGAACTTCGTCGACGACCCGGCGATCGAGGTGGTCATCGATCTTTCCGGGATGACCGATGTCTACTTCGATCGTTCGTGTCACGCCTTCGTCGCCGAGGGCGGTGCCATCCTCGGCGAGGTGTACCGGCGGCTGTTCCTCGGCTGGGGCGTGACCCTGCCGTCGGGCTGGTGTCCTGGCGTCGGCGTGGGCGGCCACGTGTCCGTAGGCGGCTACGGCGTCCTGTCCAGGACCTACGGCCTTTCGGTGGATCACCTGTACGCCGTCGAGGTGGTCGTGGTGGATCGGGCAGGCCGCGCCAGAGCCGTGGTCGCGACCCGGGATCCGGCGGATCCGCATCATGACCTGTGGTGGGCACACACCGGCGGCGGAGGCGGCAACTTCGGGGTGGTCACCAGGTACTGGCTGCGCACACCCGGGGTCAGCAGCAACGAGCCGGAGAAGTTGCTGCCGAGGCCACCCGCCGCCGTGCTGGACTTCAGTGGCGAGTGGTCCTGGGAGGGCATGGACGAACAGAAGTTCACTCGCCTGATGGAGAACCATGGCAGGTGGTGCGAGCGCAACACCGCGCCCGGCACGCCCACCGCGCCGCTGTACGCGGAGCTCATCTTCCATCGCCGCGCCGAGGGCAGGCACACCCTGGTGGGGCAGGTCTACGGGCCCGACGCGGAGCGGTTGCTCGACGACTACATCGCGACCGTGAGCGAGGGCGTAGCCCCGCCGAGCAAGCTGGTCCGCACCTGGGCACCGTGGCTGGAGACCGCGCTGGGCGGACCGGACGACACCGAGCTGTTCCGATTCAAGATCAAGTCGGCGTACCTGCGCAACCGGTTCACCGACCGGCAGGCCGCGACCATCTACCGGAAGCTGATCGCCGACCAGCCCGGTGATCTGCTACTCGGCACCGTCGGCCTGTCCACCTACGGTGGCCGGATCAACGCGGTGGCCCCGGCGGCCACCGCCAGCGCCACCAGGGACGCGATCATCAAGCTGACCTACGTGGCGGCATGGGCGGACCCGGCGCAGGACGCGCAGCACGACGCCTGGATTCGCGATCTGTACCGTGCCGTCTACGCCGACACCGGGGGTGTCCCGGACCCGCGTGACGGCGCCTACATGGGGTATCCCGACCGCGACCTCGCCGATCCGGAGCAGAACACCTCCGGCGTGCACTGGACCACTCTGTACTACAAGGACAATTACCCGCGACTCCAGCGAGTGAAAGCGCGCTGGGATCCGCGAAACGAATTCCGTCACGCGCTGTCGATTTCTACCGACGCCCCGTAA
- a CDS encoding DUF11 domain-containing protein yields MAKLSLARRSAVLAGTLGLAASAVAATPAYAEPPEVQLALSAESVAAGDTVTVTETVTNVHDFSVLHPTARLFSEPTTLTEYTELIDCTGAVSCSTVDGENGPIGYQAVLPEALSAQESATVTFTLRTAPDSPDLQETIRGQLSGQNYGSELVDGPVLRVNGSADVGVRLDVRPRYGLFHGRLEFTVRLTGHGPAVAGNVAVTTTLPGGLSATSGSGNCVPSAGEITCTAGQIAAGEDVAMDFSVRLGLASIGLPYRFTATRTESSPQDPEAGNDTAGVECTVLTHLLVSCSDVPAGSAA; encoded by the coding sequence ATGGCCAAGCTGTCCCTCGCTCGTCGTAGCGCCGTCCTGGCGGGCACCCTCGGGCTCGCCGCGAGTGCCGTGGCCGCGACCCCGGCATACGCCGAGCCTCCTGAGGTGCAGCTCGCGCTGTCCGCGGAGTCCGTGGCCGCGGGCGACACGGTCACGGTGACCGAGACCGTGACCAATGTGCATGACTTCTCCGTGCTGCATCCGACGGCGCGGCTGTTCAGCGAACCGACGACCCTCACCGAGTACACCGAGCTGATCGACTGCACCGGCGCGGTCAGCTGTTCCACAGTAGACGGTGAGAACGGTCCGATCGGGTACCAGGCGGTGCTGCCGGAGGCGCTGTCCGCGCAGGAGTCGGCCACCGTCACCTTCACCCTGCGGACCGCGCCGGACAGCCCCGACCTCCAGGAGACGATCCGGGGCCAGCTGTCCGGGCAGAACTACGGCTCCGAGCTGGTGGACGGCCCGGTGCTGCGGGTCAACGGCAGCGCGGACGTGGGCGTGCGGCTGGACGTGCGGCCCCGGTACGGCCTGTTCCACGGACGGCTGGAGTTCACCGTGCGGTTGACCGGTCACGGCCCGGCTGTGGCCGGCAACGTCGCGGTGACCACCACGCTGCCCGGCGGCCTCTCGGCCACCTCCGGCAGCGGGAACTGCGTGCCGTCCGCAGGCGAGATCACCTGCACCGCCGGGCAGATCGCGGCGGGCGAGGATGTGGCCATGGACTTCTCGGTACGGCTGGGACTGGCCAGCATCGGCCTGCCGTACCGGTTCACGGCCACCCGTACCGAGTCCTCGCCGCAGGACCCCGAGGCCGGGAACGACACCGCGGGCGTGGAGTGCACGGTGCTCACCCATCTGCTGGTGAGCTGCTCCGACGTGCCGGCGGGGTCCGCCGCCTGA
- a CDS encoding glycosyltransferase: MPVISVVTPVHAASVPYLHETYASLAAQQLPAGWEWQWIVQEDGQDGVIGGTLPADDRISQGSGRRGGPGPTRTLALSRARGELVKALDADDLLLPDALARDITALADPRFGWTTCSVLDLFPDGSTARFADDPPEGVLERGSVLRYWIEHEFGLPVVPGTLCIRRALLLALGGWMALPASEDTGLVLAANAVADGYFLATPGMYYRKWPGQVTQHAAHHDPIERAARTSVIRARAEALLAYPPGRAGT; this comes from the coding sequence GTGCCCGTTATCAGTGTGGTCACTCCGGTGCACGCCGCGAGCGTGCCGTACCTGCACGAGACCTACGCGTCATTGGCGGCGCAGCAGCTACCGGCGGGGTGGGAGTGGCAGTGGATCGTCCAGGAAGACGGGCAGGACGGCGTCATCGGGGGCACCCTGCCCGCGGACGACCGGATCAGCCAGGGCTCCGGCCGCAGGGGCGGCCCCGGCCCCACCCGTACGCTGGCGCTTTCCCGGGCCCGCGGTGAGCTGGTCAAGGCGCTGGACGCGGACGACCTGCTGCTCCCCGACGCGCTCGCCAGGGACATCACGGCGCTCGCGGACCCCCGGTTCGGCTGGACCACCTGCAGCGTGCTGGACCTGTTCCCGGACGGGTCAACGGCACGGTTCGCGGACGATCCGCCGGAGGGCGTCCTGGAGCGAGGATCTGTGCTGCGGTACTGGATCGAGCACGAGTTCGGGCTGCCGGTCGTTCCGGGAACCCTGTGCATCCGGCGGGCCCTGTTACTGGCGCTCGGCGGTTGGATGGCCCTTCCCGCATCGGAGGACACCGGGCTCGTCCTCGCCGCGAACGCCGTGGCCGACGGCTACTTCCTCGCCACCCCTGGCATGTACTACCGGAAGTGGCCTGGTCAGGTGACCCAGCATGCCGCCCACCACGACCCGATCGAGCGCGCTGCCCGCACCAGCGTCATCCGGGCGCGGGCCGAGGCGTTGCTGGCATACCCTCCCGGCCGAGCAGGTACCTGA
- a CDS encoding formate dehydrogenase subunit delta, producing the protein MTATVPPPVRLANDIAVQFHHQRAEQAARAIATHIRSFWEPRMLADLLRYGSSQPAALDPLALAAVELLRDS; encoded by the coding sequence GTGACCGCCACCGTGCCGCCGCCGGTCCGCCTAGCGAACGATATCGCGGTCCAGTTCCACCACCAGCGGGCCGAGCAGGCCGCGCGGGCGATCGCCACACACATCCGGTCCTTCTGGGAACCGCGGATGCTGGCCGACCTGCTGCGATACGGGTCGAGCCAGCCGGCCGCGCTCGACCCGCTGGCCCTCGCCGCCGTCGAGTTGCTGCGGGATTCGTAG
- a CDS encoding acyl-CoA dehydrogenase family protein, whose translation MGRLAWDLICPFPVQDDADRRAGDRAISELSDLLTGQVDAERIDRERRLPDGLLERLGEGGWLALATPPESGGRGLSPHNVFRVVHAAAGWSVPVAQVMAVQAAIGVGALLPAVDAGPLRSYLLELVTDGVLSGSADTEPSGAANQGRDTVATPVDDGSAYLLSGEKIHIGNGPVAHTLIVSATVPDGDTGTRRLFLVDTTSPGFRVRSTHEFMGLRGFPIAALDFAEVRVPAEHMLLEAPDTGNRLTPTLMQLVITGRMYLIAAPSLALARRCVHWAREFAEPRVIDGRPLAEYELTRRLIADNVADTFVMDTLVRWCLADTPEAVNRLPEQMAAKNITSVTCWRVLDRTMSLLAGEGFETADSKAARGAPPLPLERAYRDARGFRISGGVDFLLDYWASQVSTFAHYYPEPDNLAEIESGEPDVSWCADTALHPRNQEHLAEVARQSMRFARTALALSRKHSRQELADRQQRLVVLNRILDELATSALVLARAASTGGAEAEDTQRLADVACSAARVRLDGYWTELAEGEVPGQDTADHAAVAATWMSRGGFGVLGDDLIDPDGEVRS comes from the coding sequence GTGGGGCGGCTGGCCTGGGATTTGATCTGCCCGTTTCCGGTGCAGGACGATGCGGACCGCCGGGCAGGTGACCGCGCCATTTCCGAACTGTCCGACCTGCTCACCGGGCAGGTCGACGCGGAACGGATCGACCGCGAGCGGCGGCTGCCGGACGGGCTGCTCGAACGGCTCGGCGAGGGTGGCTGGCTTGCGCTGGCCACACCGCCGGAATCGGGCGGGCGCGGCCTGTCCCCGCACAACGTGTTCCGCGTGGTGCACGCCGCCGCGGGGTGGTCGGTTCCGGTCGCCCAGGTCATGGCGGTGCAGGCGGCGATCGGGGTCGGCGCGCTGCTGCCCGCGGTGGACGCGGGCCCGTTGCGGTCGTACCTGCTGGAACTGGTGACCGACGGGGTGCTCTCCGGCTCGGCGGACACCGAGCCCAGCGGTGCGGCCAACCAGGGCAGGGACACGGTTGCGACGCCGGTTGACGATGGTTCCGCCTACCTGCTGAGCGGCGAGAAGATACACATCGGCAACGGGCCGGTTGCGCACACGTTGATCGTCTCGGCGACCGTGCCGGACGGTGACACCGGTACCCGCCGGTTGTTCCTCGTGGACACCACCAGTCCCGGGTTCCGGGTCCGGTCCACGCACGAGTTCATGGGCCTGCGCGGTTTCCCGATCGCCGCGCTGGACTTCGCCGAGGTGCGGGTACCCGCCGAGCACATGCTCCTGGAAGCTCCGGACACCGGCAACAGGCTGACGCCCACCCTGATGCAGTTGGTCATCACCGGCCGGATGTACCTGATCGCCGCTCCTTCCCTCGCCCTCGCCCGCCGGTGTGTGCACTGGGCGCGCGAGTTCGCCGAGCCGAGGGTCATCGACGGGCGCCCGCTGGCCGAGTACGAACTGACCAGGCGACTGATCGCGGACAACGTCGCGGACACCTTCGTCATGGACACCCTGGTGCGCTGGTGCCTCGCCGATACACCGGAAGCGGTCAACCGGTTGCCCGAGCAGATGGCTGCCAAGAACATCACCTCGGTCACCTGCTGGCGGGTGCTGGACCGGACGATGTCCCTGCTGGCGGGCGAGGGGTTCGAGACCGCGGACAGCAAGGCGGCCCGGGGCGCGCCCCCGCTGCCACTGGAGCGTGCCTACCGGGACGCTCGCGGCTTCCGGATCTCCGGCGGGGTGGACTTCCTGCTCGACTACTGGGCTTCCCAGGTGTCCACCTTCGCCCACTACTACCCGGAGCCGGACAACCTGGCCGAGATCGAGTCGGGCGAGCCGGATGTGTCCTGGTGCGCCGACACCGCCCTGCACCCGCGGAACCAGGAACACCTCGCCGAGGTGGCTCGCCAGTCCATGCGGTTCGCGCGTACGGCGCTGGCGTTGAGCCGCAAGCATTCCCGGCAGGAACTGGCAGACAGGCAGCAGCGGCTGGTGGTGCTGAACCGGATTCTGGACGAGCTGGCCACCTCGGCGCTGGTGCTGGCCAGGGCGGCGTCCACAGGGGGCGCGGAGGCCGAGGACACCCAGCGGCTGGCCGATGTCGCCTGCAGTGCGGCGCGGGTCCGGCTGGACGGGTACTGGACCGAACTCGCCGAGGGCGAGGTACCGGGGCAGGACACGGCCGACCACGCCGCGGTGGCCGCCACCTGGATGAGCCGCGGGGGCTTCGGCGTGCTCGGCGATGACCTGATCGATCCGGACGGGGAGGTGCGGAGTTGA